Genomic segment of Macaca nemestrina isolate mMacNem1 chromosome 3, mMacNem.hap1, whole genome shotgun sequence:
CACGATGCCATCCCTGTTGGAATCAACAGGACTCCAGCACAACACATGTGCAGGATTTTTTTTATATCAATTACATCTCAATAAGctgttgaaatttttaaaggGCCTGACCTGTCCTGGAATGGTGAAAAACTTATTGTGACAAAAATGTAGGTTATAGTGAAGGGAACAGGAAATGGTACTGGGACCATTTTTACCTCCAACTGAAAAATTTGAATTTAAGAAATTTGGATATAGATAGCAAGGAGCCAATGTTAAGCAGGATGAGAGTTTTCTATTAAATGTGATGGCAAAGCGGTAGGTGAGTCAGGCTCCAGTGGGACAGAACTTGTGGCAGAGAAACCAGGTCAAAAGTTAAAGTTGGATTTGATAAGTATTCAAAGAGAGGAGTACCATTTCCAAGATATAAATTAATGAGTTTTGCTTACATGCAAAGATTAAGAGGATAAGCTTAAGAACAATAAGTGCCATAAAAACGGGTGGCAATGATGATACACTAGGGGTGAAGGACCTAGGGTCATAGGGTTGCCCATGGGCAGTTGGAGTGAGGCGTTGAGATGATATGCCCATTTCATAGGGAGAAttagaaagaacagaaaacccacTTTTACTTTAGTTCTGGTAtaactatgtaaaaaaaaaaaaaaaaaaaacagcctaaCTGAGGACAAGAATAGACCTCATTTCTATGGGCAATAAGCACATTCTGCTCCCTATTTCATTATTTCCCTTAAAAAACACTTGGTGAAGACTTGATCCAGATTATCCTCTTGGAATCTCTGATCCCGATGTCTATTTAAGTGGCAGAGTGGTGGCTTTTCCATGGTAGAAtagagtcttcttttttttttttttttgagacaaagtctcattctgtagcccaggctggagtgcagtgtcgcgatcttgtccaatgcaacctctgcctcctaggttcaagcaattctcctgcctcagtctcccaagtagttgggactacaggcacacgccaccatgcccggctaatttttgtatttttagtagagacgggattttaccatattggtcaggctggtcatgaactcctgacttcgtgatctgcctgcctcggcctctcaaagtactgagattatagtcatgagccaccgtgcctggcctggagtcAGATTTTAAATCTTCAAATATTCAAGACCAGTTTATTATGTTTTAGGTTGTGAACGCTTCTCCTTCCTTACGAGTGCAAAGCCTAACTCACTGAATGTGTGGattaaaaaacaaggaaacattAACTTATTGCAACAGAGTCtggtttaattaattaatctttTTGGAAGTTTTCTTTGACAGATCCtacataaataaatgtagtttttaaagTGGACTTTTAAACATCAGTTGTTCCTTTCCCTCATGGTTTTCCTGCAACAAGGATAAAAAAAATccctcttccttatttgaaaCTTCTCACAGTCAACCAGAATTGAAATTATGAACACTGACTCTGTCAAAACTATACTTTTAGTTACTTCTTGGTGagcaagagaaatgaagaatacaaaagaaaatcatgtgctatttttaatgtaatttatccTATACTTTTTTCAAAAAGTCACACTCACATCTGCTTGAGAGTTTTAGAGGAATATAATGTATTAAAGAAAATTACAATAACATAATGTACAAAAATGTTGTCACATAGAGAAGAGCAAAAATGTACGTATTGGGGACTATTGCTGTGGGAAGAAGGGCCTGATCTTCATACTCATCTTCTTCATTGAGTACCATGACCCCTTCCAATTCATCCATACTACCCCATCATCTGTGCCATGCTTTGCCATGTCCCAGGTATATTTTCCACCCCAGTAGTATCTGCCATTTGGATTGGCTGCGTGACACCTATTATACCACCATCCACCACCATCTTCTTTAGAACACTGTTTCCTGggatctgctgttagcctgaaagaaaatgtgtttggGGTTATTAGAAACAGAACTCAGTGGTCAAGTTACTTTTTGCAGATTACCCATAAAAGAGTGCTACACTCGTGTGCACAGTACTCTTTCCTTTGGGTGCTACACATAGAGTCACACTAATATACCAAAGACCTCCTGTGCCCTatagcaagaaagagagagaactggGCCTTTGTGGCCAATCCATCTAGGGACTGCATTGGTTACTTTATACTGGAATAATAGCTTTTACATCCCTTAGTATCAGAGAACCctggaaatgaaaatgaaagttttcACATACACATTAGAATATAGAGATGTAGGTATTTATCTAAATGCTCATTACTCAGAAAGTAACTGTGCTCAAATTCTAGTTCTATCTCTGGGTAGTTGTGTGACATTGGACAAGTCATGTAATCTCTCTaaacctcatctgtaaaataagaataataatgtcTACATTATAGTTGAAATGTTTTAGAGTGATGCATAAAGAGCTTAGTACAGTAGCTGACAGTAAGTGCCCAGGAAACGGTAGCTATTTATAACATTGTTAATGATTCGGAGTAGTAATATTAGTGGGATTTTTTAAGCAGGAGCAAAGAGTGCCACACATACCAGCCGTCATTGTCTCTGTCATATGTGCTGAAGAACATGCCATTGTGAATGGTCATGGTCCTGTTTTCTCCCGTCAGCTGAGATGCTCCATCCATGAGGGCATTGCCGGCTGTTCCTCTATATTTGTTCACTGAGATCTGGTATTTGTTGGCCTCATTCTGTACAGTGAATCCTCCATAGTGAGCCTTTACTTTATCTCCTTTCCAGTCCTCCATTTCAATCAAAAGTTCTGTGGGTCCCATCCTGGTAAGCTGGCTAATTTTATCATTTCCAAGCCAATACTcacctaaaagaaaaacaaaataaaatctcaccaaaaataaaatttggggaAACTAAACACTGCCTTTCTTCCCTTATCTTTAGCTTCCACATTTTTGTCAGGAAACTCCTCTTAACTGCCTAAAACAGGCTTCCAACAATGTatgttttttaatgagaaaaaaaacctcatttcaaatagaatgattttattttgcatGCCTGTTTGTTACCTGGTAGGCCACAGTAATTCTTCCCATCTGTGTTGGTTGCAATATTTCCAAATCCCTGTTTATATGGATTCCATTTCCTGCCAAAGTCAACGCTACCATCTTGACGGTTCTGAATCACTGTCCATCCTTTGGTTGACAGAAACAAAAAGAGCATATATTAACCAACAGCAAATAATGTCACTTTGAAAAGAATATCTGAATCCCCTGTCCATtccatttattatatatttggtGCTCTAGAATAGAtacaataaggaaataaatatgaGAGGAAAACTTGTAAAATCTTTGAAAACTACAAGTGCTTTATCTTACTCCAAATTGTGaattatagatattttataactttttaaatatcagGTTGAATTCCAAATCAAATTACTCATTGTCAGCTCTGTCAGATATTAGAGCTAAGTCTTGTTTCCTGgcttttcaattaattttttttttttttttttttttttgagcaggaTCTCACTatcctctgttacccaggctagagtgcagtagcatgatcaagCCTCCAGGttgtgggctcaggtgatcctcctatctcagtctcctggatagctgggactacaggcacatactgtcaacccagctgattttttttttttttttttttgtagactcatggtctcattatgttgcccaggctagtttcaaactcctaggctcaaccgATCAGCCTactttggactcccaaagtgctggaattacaggcatgagccaccatacctggccttgtTTCCTGGCATTTTATGTCATCCAAATAATTATAGATCAACAGGTCAACAACTGTCGAAAACTTACCGCCATTTTCTGTGTTCATATCACAGTATACTCTATATGGTTTGACAGAACTGTCGGGTTGAATGAGATACATTTCAGATGTTTCACCACCTTTCCTGATAATTTCCTCACATTCTGCAAACATAAGACAACATTATGTTCAGGGGCTTATGATATAATTACTTTGTCTTTACATAATTACTTTGTCTTTAGTCACCAATTCTTTAAGATAGTATTACATAAGTTACTAAGGAATGTTTTATTACAGACCTTTGAgaataatataacaaatattagattttcattttactttcgtAAATCCAGCCCAGTTTTGAGGATGTTTATCTGCTAAGAGGATGTAAAAAGCTCTTCTCCACCTTTTGTGTCCTGGAATATCCATAAGCTTCCAGAACACACAAGACGGAGAAACTTCTATATCTATCTGCAATTCTGCCATCTGTTCAAGCCAGTACGCAGATGCACACATCAGCTACCCCTGGGACTACCACCCTTATTATCCTGTGCCCCGTCGTGCTCATCAAAACCAGTAAATGCGCCAGGCCGGGCCAAAACACAACTGGCTAAGGATATTTTTGTGATGTACTGTAACGTCATTATGATCTGTTGGGAAAATCCACTcaacatttttattgttgttgttctctTATTTTTGGTGTGTGAGTTCTTCTGGAACTCTCTAGAAATATGTTTATGAATCAGTTACCTTTGCCAGACACCACAGGAATATTACAACTGACAGTGCATGGGGTGCGACAATATTCCATTTGAGCTGAGACATCAGAttctaacttttgtattttgcttCTCAGGTTTTCCAGGATTGAACGAAGCACACGAAGATTAGTTGGGATATTACTATTCACAGTCTCATCTATATATAATTGGTGCTTTTCCAGGTCTGAGGAGTACTCATTTACTACATTTTCATTATctggaaaaatgaaattatatagaaATAGTCATCATTTTTGCCTCATAAAACTAATGTATTTAGCTATACAATTTTGATTTTCTGAGAATAAACTAATAAACACTGAGCTACCACCAAGCAGTTATGCTATATAGTCATATTTATAGGAAATGATTTGGCCCATGACATATACAAATGAACATATATCCTAACTACCATACTAGTAATTTACCATAGGTAAAAGCTAAAGATTGTGTCCAGTAATAAATGAAATaggttgtttatttctttggtgagggaaaagaggagaaagcAGTATTGGGGTCTTCCATCTGAGAAGTTCAATCTTATAGAGTGGATATGCttgatttatttatccatttcaCGTAAGTATAGCAGAACCTTGAAATTTATAAGATCTCAagatttctttgatttctttggaAAATTTCCAGCTGTGGGTATGCTACTCACTGAGATGCCTGGGCGAGGCTCATGAACTAGCTATTTTCTAACCACCAAGTCAATAGCACTCAACATTCTGACCTCAAGATTCACAGGTTAGGTGTCATTATCCACAATATGATTGAATATATTATGGATAACTCTCTCATTCAAAACCTCAAATGTTGAAACTTTAAATGCTAGCgtttttcttccactctgtgaaTATTATCTTCTGAGTCACAAGTTTCTTGTATACTTAAAATAAGGAGTCATAGTGGAATTTCTCATAGAAAATCATACTTGCTGATGCCAGACTTGGAATAAGAGCTAAATAGTGCTTATCTGGCAAGTTGCAAGGGAAGGTGCCCAAAAGCAGTATGAATGCTATTTAACTAACTCAGAAATGTTAATCTTCTCACAGCCATGCATTCTCGTGGCAGTCAACAGTTCCAGTTTTATAGCTGAAAATCAAAAGGAAGCACAAGGATATCTACCTTTTACTTGCTTCTGCCTCTTTTGCCACATGTCTTTCAGCAAATACGTGTACTGAAAGGTAGAAGAGGAGGTCTGGGAAACAATTTGCACACTGTTCTTTAACTCATCAACACTACTTCTGATTGGGCTTTCCTGTTGTAGCAAAGCTTCTTGCAACTGACATCCTGTAGGACACAACACCccctaaaaacaaagaaaatagcaGGCATTAGATGAAGGATTTGGGTTGTGGACATTTGTTAAAATAGCACATAGGAAAATTCAGCAATATGATTAGCCAACATAAAAACTTACTACTTGGTTTTCTGTAAGACCAGAAATTTGAAAGTCATCATCATACTCTTGTGGAGATTTAAAATATTCCCTACCACAGAAGAAATATAATTGGGCTATGAAAATTTTACCAACTGAACAAAGGCAGTGggaaaaatacaaatggaaagGTGGCACCCACATATCCTAATTTGTAATTTTGGGCCCAGaccaaagaaaacaagaaagaaagccTAACCCAAGGCCCAATATGtttatgttttgaattttatttctaaaataaacagacaaaataaCAATGATGGTAATACAGGTCAATGAAACATTAGGAGACTGCCATGACTACAGGCTTTCTCTGCGTGAGAGAGCCACCACTGCAAGAAACATCAGTGCACCCACCAGGTCTGGGTCAGCGTGAAGACAGCCTCCAGCATCAGGggcttttctttctactttcttttgaCTGGCAGCTGCTTTGGCTGGACGAGCCCGATAGCCACCCCCACTGATGGGCGGTGGGGCAGGCCTCAGGCTGGGagcctcttctcttttcttgtcaAGGGGTCGATGACTGCGGCCACTGAAGGGGCCCTACAAGGATCGAGGCAGAAATAAAATGCAGAGTGTTATAGAAGATTTGGAATGTAACTATTTCAACACCCTCATTTTATAATTTAGGTTATCACAAGCTTGATGATTTGCTTAAGATTCATCAACTGGCTGGTTGGTGATAgtgaatctgtaggttgcttaCTGTTTAGTAACAGTAGAAAGACCAACTGCACAAAAAACTATGATGCAATGTAGTTTTTAAAGAGAGGCCTTACGACAAAGCTGTATCAGATTATGAATAGTAATGACTTCATATTCCTAAAACGTACATAGGAACACACAAAATTGTAAAGAATCTATACTGTCAAGAAGAATAAATATTCTCAAGCCACTTGGATTGTTAGATTCCTATGATTATTGTTAATCACTTCCCTACTTTCATTTTTGTGAACTTATGATTAGACTCATATACAAACATATTTAAGAGACATTAAAGACTTATTAAAGGTTGATTCTTCTTAGAATGTATTTGTAATAAGACAATCTTTGACCCTCATAAGGTACTCTGGAGCTAGGCTGCTTGTAAGTCTTGACCCTACCTCTCACTAGCTATGGGACCTCAGGCAAGTTGCTTTATCCgtgccccagttttctcatctgcgaAGTAAGTGTAATGACAGTTTGAATCGGCTTTACAAgattattgtaaggattaaataactTATTGCATGTGGTACCCTCAGAACAGTACTTGGCAATAATAAGTGctcgttattattattattgaattcacacataacaagaCAGTTTAAGTGGCCTCTCCACTGCTAAGTTCACTTTTAGTCTTCTATCAACAAAATTATTGGTTAAACCATTATCTTGAAATTTCCTACATGATTTCTTTATGAAACACCatgattttcttatatttaaaataattatcaagcCTTGTGCATTATAATTCAAATTACTTGCTaacttaaaatattacattaaaagaTAATGAGGCAGAAAATATGCATTGCAATAGGAAAGTTTTGATTTGGATTAActacattctcattttttttgtCAGTAGCTACATCCTTTGGATCTTAATTACAAATTAACAAATGACATGATTTGGAACAACTGAGCAACAACTGAGCTCTCTCGCAATTTTGTGAGTCTAGAAGTCATCAGATGAACTCTATTTGGAATTGTATTGTCATTTATTCATTAGGTTataatattatttaacatttagtAAGATGGTGCTAGGATTAAAACCCAGCCAGGCTGGCTCCAGATGTTCCTGTTTAACCAGTTGACTATATAAATCCTTAATATGTAAAGATTTGGaggatatatacatatttcacatTGAAGGCATGGTCCTAGTCAGAGCTTACCCTctctaaaacagattttaagaaaTGTGATTCATCTgtttattacaaataaatttatagcaggagaaaattattttctttttatttaagagTGCCACTAGAGAGGTAGCATGCATGGTCTGACTTTactagagaaaaggaaattttaaaaaatatttaaagaaattatatacttaaaGAAAAACACTTAAAGAAATTATGAAGGCCACTTGTTGAATAATCAAAACCCCTAAACTACTAAACTATCTCTGTGAGGATTAGTTGGTAAACAGAAATGTGAAAATGGTTTGCAGAGTACTTTACAAAAATTTAGTCTTAcacattctttatatttttcttacctAATATGATTAACCAGACTTAACCAGATTAACCACATGTTTTTACACATACAAGCAGATTAACTATATGTTCTTACACGTCGAGTCTGATAATTAGAACACTGAAGTTCCCTTGAAACTCAATAATGATCCAAAATGAATCACTTCATTTAAATATTACTGTGTATTCTTATTTCTAGTTTAATACTATGCTATACGTAAGAAATTTGCCAAGATACATTTGatgataaaatttaaattccttaAATATTCATTGTCCTAAAcgcatttctgtatttttagtaactGAAAATTAGCAGCAATAATTCAGCAAAAATAATAGTTGAGGACAAACTATTCTACAAATAAATTAGACTGAACCGTGCTTCAtaactattaataataacaatacacACTAcctctaatttaaattttttcatctgaaaaaagcaatatttcattttctatcaTTACACTTGACATATTTGGCTTTTAGGtttagttataatttttataaataataatctCAGTAACAATATACTACCTTCGCTCACCAAAGAAAAATCTACCTACCaccagtgttttttgttttaaaatactgctcttttattattttatagtttgtgACATTTTCAGATCTTGTCCTCTTAATTGTAATCCTGTATCGCtagaagtaaatgaaaatcaCAGTACTCAGGATAGCAAGTGAGAAAAGCACAACTTACATTAGCTAAACCCTCTTCATCTTAAGAAAACACAGGTGATAaaccagaaaacaagaaattactttgtttttatataaGAAATACTATGAAACATTCTTTAAATACAATAAATCAAAGGTTAACAATTCAATTTCATAACTGTAAGCAATGCTAATTTCATTGAAATAACTATTCACATAATATGATTATGTTACATCTTATATTaataatactactaataatataataatgctttaaaaaattcaccTCCTCATTGCCGTTGACACCTTGGGACTTAACTAGAAAAACACACAATAGTAGCAATAATAGATGTTTCATGGTTTTAAATTTGTGGAAGCTCCAAGAAACCATCCTTTTCATGTAGACTTAACTGAGAGATCTTCAATCCTATATATATCTGGGTACTCTGCTAGGAGTGACTTTAGAAATGGTTACCTTTCCTTAGTTAATAGTTAACTTTTGGTTCACTTGTTGGCTGAACCATTTTATCACTTAAGCAACATCTTCCCAGCAAAACTTATTTACTTGTCATACAACTATTATTCTCTGTCGGTCTAGCTTAGAAACATTAAGTATCTTCAATCCATTTAATTGGACAAAATGATGGGAAGTTAGGGCATTCCTAAAAGAGAGATGTGTATCTTATTTCTGGTAAATTAATGTGGAAACTGTATAAGCTCACAAAGAATATGTGAGAAAACAAATCTAAGCTTAGTAAATTTGACCTACTGACAAAGCAACCACTAAAATAGTGACTCATTAATGATATACTATAAATGCTTATGTTTAGTGACAATCACATAATTCTATTTCAAAAGGGATAATTAAAATCAAGAGTAATGTTATATCATAATgtgtttatcttttattttagacattaatcaaaataataaaataacaaactcATCCTATTCTATGAAGGACAAACAtcagaatgacttttttttttttgctctgaacATTTATATTTTGTCCTTAATTCACATAAGGTAAAATGTTCAGCAAATTCTAAACATTATTAAGATAACTGATAAATTATAGATTTCTGAATCAAAATTATGATGATAATTAAATACAtctttaatattctattttattattatatagtttatattccagtatttataaaaacaatattacTTTAACATCAGTGAAGTCTTCATCCATCTATTTCGATTAGTATGCTCACAGGCGAAATGAGGcccattttccttcatttcccataagCCACAACATTTATCTCTCTTGTCTGTTCACTTGTGTGTTGCAATCAGGATTAATAACTCCTACAAGAATCAATAGGAACACCAGTCAGTAATCCAAATCTCAGTAAGTGCATTGATTCAAagcatttttctgctttttgtatGGAAAGTGAAACATtctcattaaatttaaaatttatttaattaaaaagatagCAGATTATCAGGGTTTAGATCAGCAAAGTACTGAAACAATgctttgaaacagagtcttgagAATGGTGTGAGACCCACTACACTTCTTTCTTCTCTAGGTAGCAGACAGTGCATTCCCAAATTCTTTTAACTCAGATTCCTAGAAACAAATTCTTCTCTTGGTAGCATATGTTGTCCTCCCAAATTCTTTTAACTTAGCTTAATAGAGACAAAGTACTCagtttaaattaagaaaaaatattcactTGAGTCTTTCCAAATTTGTGTTCCCTTTATTAGCACtgagtaaataatatattttgagagttttttgtttagttttaatgTTTCTTAAAGGGATAAATGATCTGgcagaaaaagcaaatatgtaTGTGGATATTAGTTAAAACATATGCAGGAATATTTCCCATGAAAATATATCTgataacaaaatttattttaataatctggACAGGATTTTACTTTAGTGATGTACACATTCatactgattttaaaagaattatctgTTAAGAAAActataaccattttttttttcttttgaggtaacATATTAGTACATTTTCAATGACGGATGTTTTATCAACT
This window contains:
- the LOC105463510 gene encoding fibrinogen beta chain, with product MKRMVSWSFHKFKTMKHLLLLLLCVFLVKSQGVNGNEEGPFSGRSHRPLDKKREEAPSLRPAPPPISGGGYRARPAKAAASQKKVERKAPDAGGCLHADPDLGVLCPTGCQLQEALLQQESPIRSSVDELKNSVQIVSQTSSSTFQYTYLLKDMWQKRQKQVKDNENVVNEYSSDLEKHQLYIDETVNSNIPTNLRVLRSILENLRSKIQKLESDVSAQMEYCRTPCTVSCNIPVVSGKECEEIIRKGGETSEMYLIQPDSSVKPYRVYCDMNTENGGWTVIQNRQDGSVDFGRKWNPYKQGFGNIATNTDGKNYCGLPGEYWLGNDKISQLTRMGPTELLIEMEDWKGDKVKAHYGGFTVQNEANKYQISVNKYRGTAGNALMDGASQLTGENRTMTIHNGMFFSTYDRDNDGWLTADPRKQCSKEDGGGWWYNRCHAANPNGRYYWGGKYTWDMAKHGTDDGVVWMNWKGSWYSMKKMSMKIRPFFPQQ